gTCTTAAAAAAATTAAAAGCTACACATATAAAACTGTAAAAAGGCATAAGTGGGGACAAAATTGTGGAATAGCTCTGATGAATGCACATAAGACTATGCGGCGCTTTGATTATCAGAGAAGATTAAATGCTCGTAAATCATAATGTACCCTTCATGATCATAATCAAATCCTGAGAAAAATAAAAATTGTTATCACCACAAGTCCCATACAAGATGTCTAGAAAGCAAATAGCAATTGTCATTTTGACAGCAATCAAATATGACACAttattcagaaaaagaattataagTTCAACGTGTAGGCAACATGATACTAATTTATACACCCACAGTTGTCATGCGTACACCATGCGCCATTTGGAAACAGAGTACTCCCCCAGTCCCAAAGTAAGTATCTTTGATTTAGTATCTTTGATATAGTATAAACTGTACTAAAAAAATGAACctattttgggacggatggagtaatCATTATCGGTATACATAGACAGTTCTTGGACAAACCGAAACCTACATGCAGCTGCAATCATGCATCAAAACTGCCAGTACAAAATACATCTTTTGAATGTTGAAATTTTACGGTTTGGTAGCCATCTGCAATCATGTATCCATTCTCATAATCATATCATGATTGAAAATCTTCCAATTTGGTAGTATGCAGATTAATATAACAAGCAACAATTTGAGAGTTGGGAGACATTACTAACATGATTCACTTTTTACAGTGTAGTTTCACCATGATAAAAAAATTCCCAATTTGGTAGTCTGCACATCAACATTACGAGCAACAATTTTCCACTTTTTACAAAGCAGTTCATGTAGAAGATGGCAGAGAGGATGTGGGTTTGACACTACTGATCATCTGCAGATTTTGAATGATACCTTTTAGACCTTGTGATTAAAAAAAGATATTGAACTATTAGCAGAGATTCAAAATCAGTCAAGGATTAGTTGATCAGCACTGTGATTCTACAACAAAGTGATCAAATTTTGAGTACCTCCCAATAAGTGTTTGCTTCACCCCCTGTTGTTGGAGACCCAGAGCAGGGGCAGGTTGGGGAGGCCACGGAGGAATGGGAGGAGGTAGGCGGGGCTGGGGTTGTCGAGGCGCGTGGGGCTCGGGAAGCTGGATGACGTCGGGCTGGGGTGGTAGGAAGGCATCGGGCTCGGGAACGACGATGACGACGCACTGAGCAGCTGGGAGGATGAGCAGGAGCTCATGCCCACCGACGAGACCCCACCAAACGGCCCGGACGACGGTGGCTTGTATCCCTGCCATGAATCGAACCAAACAATCAGATCTACACATCCAAGCAAGGCTGGCTAGATCCAGGAAACAGAAGGAGAGAAGAAACATGGGATGAGGGGGCGATCTCGATCCCGAGACCAAGAAGCGAGGCTTCACCTTGCGGTAGGTGGTGCCATCGTCCTCCACGACCCATTCGGCCTCGCGGCAGAGCTCCTTGAGCACCTCGTTGTTGTCGCAGTGCTTGGGGAGCTTGTAGCTGCCGGGAGCGCGGAGGTCGGTGAAGATCTTGGCGGCGATggcccggcgccggcgctcgcaCCGCTTGTTGTTCTCCCGCTCCTTCCACGTGGGCGTCCGACCCAGCCCGGCGTCCGCCTCCGTCGCTGTAggcgggaggaggccggcggcggtgATTCCTCTCGGGAGAGAATAGGGAATCGAgagcgagggatttggggaagggAGTGGGAGGTGGGATACGAGGACGTGAGGACGtgcgttgtttttcttttttctttttctcgtgaGCGGAGGGACGGGAAGGCAGTCCGATTTTTCAGGAATcgtaggagggtggggtggaggggAGCGAGGCGATTGTGAAGGTTGAACCATCAtaggaggtcgaaccatcacgacgttcgattctcctttaatagtagagatacaCGTATTTCTAgactatattactaccttcataatggataataacataagtgtggtaacatgcatagCTTCatttaactagctaagttactactactacctctctcctcattaactcattgccacataagcaaatttgctgagttggactcgatgttactgctgaagttactcccactgtggctagtcttacgCACGATACTTGTGCATGACCTTCGCCCGATGGGTGAATCCAGTAGTCGATGCTTTTTTTTAAGAGGAAGCCATCATGACTAGTTTTATTAAAGAGACTGTCTATTTAACATCCGGATGAAAACGGATTCGCTTTCAGCCAGATTTTTCCACCAAGTAAAGGTGGACAACTGTCCTACTGTCTCTCTGTCATGTCCGGTGTCCCCGCTGTAAACACAGCAGCAAACAGGAGCTTAATGGGTCCACGCCCCAACTCTTAAACACACTAGTGTCATGATCTTAACGGGTGAAAAATTCCAAAGTTACAGCCAAGCTTTCTTCCCATGTCCACCAAGCTAAAGCTaacaaaaagagaagaaaaggacGCCAtctacccacacacacacacctaaaAGTACACTCTGGAGCACTAAAAACTAATTAAATTACACTAATAATTACATTGAAAAATGCACTGTAAAATCTTTATGTCTACCAAGAATTACAATGCAAAATCACTAAAAATACACTGTAAATACACTAAGAATTACACTGAAAAAATCCATGTAAAACGCTGAGTTTAACACTATGAATTCAATATCAAGAAAAGAGAATAGAATACACACAAAAAAGGTGTGGAGAATAAACTAAATTACGCTGACTTGAACTTAGAATTACAATGATCTTTCAAATGTAATTACTATGAAGATCACGCTGAAACTAAAAAAGAGCTATGCACTGATACTACATGGCAGTGGCACACACAACTAACCAAAAATCATTATCAGGCAAGTATCCATAAACACCCTgcaaaaaataccaaaaagtaaGATTAGCAACACGCATGACAACAAACAGTAcctaagaaaacaaaaaaaaaatgacCAAAAAATAATTAACTACATGCTCCTTCACTCGGATTACATGCTACTGAAAAAGTAAATTCAGTTGCTGCACACTACAGTGTAATCAAATAAAGATTAGGTATAAATACAATAAGGATTACGGTGTAACTCCACTAGGATTACAGTGTAAAACCTACTAAGGATTATAAAtccaccaaaaattataccataaTCAGTGCAAATCCACTAAGATCACTAAAAATTACAGTGTAACTCCATTAAGAATTACACTGTAATCCAATAAAGATTACAGTGTAAATCCACTAAGATCACTAAAAATTACAGTGTAACTCCACTAAGAATTACACTGTAATCCAATAAAGATTACAGTGTAAATCCACTAAGATCACTAAGGATTACAATGTTCCTTCAATAAGAATTACACTCTAAAAATCAAAGAGTTACAGTGCATAACCAATAAGAATTACACTATAAAATCAACTTAAACTACAGTGTAAATCCATCAAGAATTACAGTGTAAAAAACCACTACAAATTACAGTGTAAATCCACTGAAAAATGCAGTGAAAATCCACTAAGCAGACAACACTTTGTGAACAAGGCCATACAAAAGTACAATTCAAAAGCGGCAGTACAAGAATGTAAATCTCTTTGCTACTAGAAGAACTTAACCAAAGCAAGAGAAAGGGTTGTTTATGTTACAACAGTATTGTGCATACAGATTGGGCCAAGTTCATGGTCAGTGAAAATTACATCatgcaaagaaaaaaaaaggcccacCACGGGCTGCAAACACAAAATGAACCGGGGCTGATGCTGCCTAAGAATTGTGTAAAAAAAACTATATGATGACAGCTGAATCTAAAAAAAAAAACACAGGTAGATGCTATCATAATACCACGGGAACAAAAAGAGGATTTGACATTATGCATCTGAATGCATGACAGACAGAATCACCCATGAAGTGGAACACTTGCTAAGAATTACAGTGTGACTCCACTAAAAATTACATTGTAATCCAATAAAGATTACAATGCAAATCCGCTTAGATCACAAAGGATTACAATGTAACTCCAAATAAGAATTACACTGTAAAAATCAAGAGTAACAATGCAAAAACCAATAAGAATTACACCGTAAATTCAACTAAAACTACAGTGTAAATCCACCAAGAATTCCAGTATAAAAACCGACTGAAAATACAGTGTAAGTCCACTGCAAATTACAGTGTAAATCCACTAAAAACCCACTAAAAGTTCTAAATCAAGTGAAAACGCTAGCAAGCAGGAAAAAAATCCAATTGAGCCCTTACACGAGTAGCTAAAATAACTCATGTGCAAAATACTGTAGTTGCCCTACCAATCTTCCCGAGCAACAGGGACAAACTCAAACGACCATTTTAATCTCCTCGTACACAAAACACCACCTAGCCCATAGATTCAGGGGAATTGATTGCAGTGACAACCACAGAGCAGTCAAATGTATACTTGGTACAAATTTCAGCGGGAATGGTAGAGGCAAAGTGATTCAGGGGAAGTGATTCTGCGCATGACAACCAGACGAATTCAAACAACTAAACGAACACAGAGCAATCGATCCTACAAAGACAAACCCTAAACTAGCTCACAAGACATATGAGATTTGATGCTAGTAACAACTCATCCACAAATCTACACCACCAAAAATCGCTGTGGGGATTACCAGATGGAAGATCCCAAAGGGACTAAGCAGCAGATCTAACGGACATAACCGGGGAAATAGGCCGGGGCGGGATCGGGGGCCAGCAAATGCTGCAGACctcctgtcgtggttttgtcatgacagatgtcctcataaaaggacttaatcgtggggccatcgcaacgggttagcttgaaggggttaaagcggacacaaggacgcaaaaaagtttatactagttcggccccttcgatgaaggtaaaagcctacgtctagttgtgatggaattgattgggtctCGATGActtgggagcaaacaagcttcgtctaagtctcgagttgtggttgtctgtccttgaactgccgccgggttgtccccttatatacaaggGTGACGTCCGTCGGTCTCCAGAGTCCCaaacaccggttcatactcatatccgggttggtctctccctattcctaacttacaatacaagtttacataccaagCCGGTTTACAGCTACAGGTCTTAAACCGATTACAGGCCTTGGGCCCCTATCTTCCTCCTTGGGCTTTAACACCCTTGAACTACTGATGACGTTAACCCGGtcgagataggccggtttacgcctagtagtaatatccccaacattaggtcccagattgatttgaattggttcatgtcaatccttagcaaaaaatcTTTGTTTTCCTCATCTTCTTGTATTTGTTGAACCACCATGATGTCACcttctctggttgctgtaaaccggcatgacgtcatcacaaAGACTACCTTCATGATATCTTCTTTGTTAAATAGATCCGCAATAATCGAGGAGACTGCTCTGCTTCCAAGATTTGTGGTTCCTTGATTTACGCGCCTGAcacatgttgaaggaaatatgccctagaggaaataataaagttattatttatttccttatttaatgataaatgtttattattcatgctagaattgtattaaccggaaacataatacatgtgtgaatacatagacaaacagagtgtcactagtatgcctctacttgactagctcattaatcaaagatggttatgtttcctaaccatatacaaagagttgttatttgattaatgggatcacatcattagatgaatgatctgattgacttgacccattccgttagcttagcacttgatcgtttagtttgttgctattgctttcttcatgacttatacatgttcctatgactatgagattatgcaacttccgtttaccggaggaacactttgtgtgctaccaaacgtcacaacgtaactgggtgattataaaggtgctctacaggtgtctccaaaggtacttgttgggttggcgtatttcgagattaggatttgtcactccgaatgtcggagaggtatctctgggccctctcggtaatgcacatcacttaagccttgcaagaattgcaactaatgagttagttgcgggatgatgtattacagaacgagtaaagagacttgccggtgacgagattgaactaggtattggataccgacgatcgaatctcgggcaagtaacataccgatgacaaagggaacaacgtatgttgttatgcggtctgaccgataaagatcttcgtagaatatgtaggagccaatatgagcatccaggttccgctattggttattgaccgaagacgtgtctcggtcatgtctacattgttctcgaaccgtagggtccgcacgcttaaggtttcgatgacagttatattatgagtttatgagttttgatgtaccgaaggagttcagagtcccggatgagatcggggacatgacgaggagtctcgaaatggtcgagacgtaaagatcgatatattggacgactatattcggacttcggaaaggttttgagtgattcgggtatttttcggagtaccggagggttacgggaattcgccgggagaagtattgggccttattgggccatacgggaaagagaggggggctgcccagggcaggccgtgcgcccccccaaggcctagtccgaattggactagggg
The sequence above is a segment of the Triticum dicoccoides isolate Atlit2015 ecotype Zavitan chromosome 1A, WEW_v2.0, whole genome shotgun sequence genome. Coding sequences within it:
- the LOC119355320 gene encoding protein BZR1 homolog 1-like, which codes for MACRPRQLRSRRRLHALTAAACQRGHRRFQALQVGGDCVRDASVLHAQWIYTSVILIEGTFVILSGVTLDLSGFALIMGVYGYLPDNDFCVILSVFTVGITAAGLLPPTATEADAGLGRTPTWKERENNKRCERRRRAIAAKIFTDLRAPGSYKLPKHCDNNEVLKELCREAEWVVEDDGTTYRKGYKPPSSGPFGGVSSVGMSSCSSSQLLSASSSSFPSPMPSYHPSPTSSSFPSPTRLDNPSPAYLLPFLRGLPNLPLLWVSNNRG